The proteins below come from a single Crossiella sp. CA-258035 genomic window:
- a CDS encoding alpha/beta hydrolase, giving the protein MRGPKPTIVLVHGAFADASSWAEVTQRLQRHGFPVLAVANPLRGLAPDSEAVRQVVNSVSGPVILVGHSYGGALISHAAAGEKDVKALVYIAAFAPAVGESALELSAGGKLGPDTTTTIGHDVYLKPDRFHEVFAADLPRRTTAQLAAGQRPVDASALSAKATAAAWQQIPSWYLIAKQDNAIPADSQRAMAARAHSHTTEVNASHAVSVSRPEATYTTILDAVRGTR; this is encoded by the coding sequence CTGCGCGGCCCGAAGCCCACCATCGTGCTGGTGCACGGCGCCTTCGCCGACGCGAGCAGCTGGGCCGAGGTCACCCAGCGCCTGCAGCGCCACGGCTTCCCGGTGCTCGCGGTGGCCAACCCACTGCGCGGCCTGGCCCCGGACTCCGAAGCCGTCCGCCAGGTGGTCAACAGCGTCTCCGGCCCGGTCATCCTGGTCGGCCACTCCTACGGCGGCGCGCTGATCTCCCACGCGGCCGCGGGCGAGAAGGACGTCAAGGCCCTGGTCTACATCGCCGCCTTCGCCCCCGCCGTCGGCGAGTCCGCGCTGGAGCTCTCCGCGGGCGGCAAGCTCGGCCCGGACACCACCACGACCATCGGCCACGACGTCTACCTCAAGCCGGACCGCTTCCACGAGGTCTTCGCCGCCGACCTGCCCCGCCGCACCACCGCGCAACTGGCCGCCGGCCAGCGCCCGGTCGACGCGAGCGCCCTGTCCGCCAAGGCCACCGCCGCCGCCTGGCAGCAGATCCCCAGCTGGTACCTCATCGCCAAGCAGGACAACGCCATCCCGGCCGACTCCCAGCGCGCCATGGCCGCCCGCGCCCACTCCCACACCACCGAGGTCAACGCCTCGCACGCGGTGAGCGTCTCCCGCCCGGAGGCCACCTACACCACCATCCTGGACGCGGTCCGCGGCACCCGCTGA
- a CDS encoding NIPSNAP family protein has product MSYPSVIELRQYTLHPGRVGDLIELFDREFVDTQEEVGIRVLGQFRTPADADRFVWLRGFADMAARQAGLTAFYGGPVWAEHRAAANATMVDSDDVLLLRPETGELPRGPWA; this is encoded by the coding sequence ATGTCGTACCCCTCCGTGATCGAACTTCGTCAGTACACCCTCCATCCGGGGCGTGTCGGCGACCTCATCGAGCTGTTCGACCGCGAGTTCGTGGACACGCAGGAGGAGGTCGGCATCCGGGTGCTCGGCCAGTTCCGGACGCCGGCGGACGCCGACCGGTTCGTGTGGCTGCGCGGGTTCGCCGACATGGCCGCCAGGCAGGCCGGGCTGACCGCCTTCTACGGGGGACCGGTCTGGGCCGAGCACCGGGCCGCGGCCAACGCCACCATGGTCGACTCCGACGACGTGCTGCTGCTCCGCCCCGAGACCGGCGAGCTGCCGCGCGGGCCGTGGGCCTAG
- a CDS encoding TIGR03086 family metal-binding protein, whose protein sequence is MTTIELGGAADRMSALLAAITDEQLAGPTPCAEYRLGDLVEHIGGLALAFTQAARKELGPDTGPPPAGDAARLPADWRTAYPAQLGELAEAWRDPAALAGMTRVGGVDLPGEVAGMVAMNELVVHGWDVARSIGADYSVRAAELAAALEFVEQFSGPESEADREGLFGPVVTVDPGQPPLDRLIGLSGRDPRWTPSAG, encoded by the coding sequence ATGACCACCATCGAGCTCGGCGGCGCGGCCGACCGGATGTCCGCGCTGCTCGCCGCGATCACCGACGAGCAGCTGGCCGGACCGACACCGTGCGCGGAGTACCGGCTGGGTGACCTGGTCGAGCACATCGGCGGGCTCGCGCTCGCCTTCACCCAGGCCGCCCGCAAGGAGCTCGGCCCGGACACCGGCCCGCCGCCGGCCGGTGACGCCGCCCGGCTGCCTGCCGACTGGCGCACCGCCTACCCCGCCCAGCTGGGCGAGCTGGCCGAGGCCTGGCGGGACCCGGCCGCGCTGGCCGGGATGACCAGGGTCGGCGGGGTGGACCTGCCGGGCGAGGTGGCCGGGATGGTGGCGATGAACGAGCTGGTCGTGCACGGCTGGGACGTGGCCCGCTCGATCGGCGCGGACTACTCGGTGCGGGCCGCGGAACTGGCCGCCGCGCTGGAGTTCGTGGAGCAGTTCTCCGGGCCGGAGAGCGAGGCCGACCGGGAGGGCCTGTTCGGTCCGGTCGTGACGGTGGACCCGGGGCAGCCGCCACTGGATCGGCTGATCGGCCTCAGCGGGCGGGACCCGCGGTGGACGCCCAGCGCGGGGTAG
- a CDS encoding pirin-like bicupin family protein, giving the protein MTKTLSPGVDIRRAADRSATRIDWLDSKHSFSFGSDYDPANTHHGLLLVNNDDVVSPGTGFDTHPHRDMEIVTWVLRGSLVHQDSTGHSGIIYPGLAQRMSAGSGILHSEKNDSWRLHGAEHVDEVHFVQMWVVPDESGITPGYEQLEIDDRLLAGGLVPVASGMDRHRDESAIRIKNKYAALHAARLTAGQSVTLPDAPFLHLFVPRGAVTLEGSGELATGDAVRFTAIGGQRVTATEDAEVLVWEMHATLG; this is encoded by the coding sequence ATGACGAAAACGCTGAGTCCAGGGGTGGACATCCGGCGTGCCGCCGACCGGTCCGCCACCAGGATCGACTGGCTGGACTCGAAGCACTCCTTCTCCTTCGGGAGCGACTACGATCCGGCCAACACCCACCACGGACTGCTGCTGGTCAACAACGACGATGTGGTCAGCCCCGGCACCGGGTTCGACACCCATCCGCACCGGGACATGGAGATCGTCACCTGGGTGCTACGGGGTTCCCTCGTGCACCAGGACTCCACCGGCCATTCCGGGATCATCTATCCCGGCCTGGCCCAGCGGATGAGCGCGGGCAGCGGCATCCTGCACTCGGAGAAGAACGACTCCTGGCGGCTGCACGGCGCCGAACACGTCGACGAGGTGCATTTTGTGCAGATGTGGGTGGTACCGGACGAATCGGGGATCACGCCGGGCTACGAGCAGCTGGAGATCGACGACCGGCTGCTCGCCGGCGGCCTCGTCCCAGTCGCCTCGGGCATGGACCGGCACCGGGACGAGTCGGCCATCCGGATCAAGAACAAGTACGCCGCGCTGCACGCCGCCCGGCTGACCGCCGGGCAGTCCGTGACCTTGCCGGACGCGCCGTTCCTGCACCTGTTCGTGCCGCGCGGAGCGGTCACGCTGGAGGGTTCCGGCGAGCTGGCCACCGGGGACGCGGTGCGGTTCACCGCCATCGGCGGGCAGCGGGTCACCGCGACCGAGGACGCCGAGGTCCTGGTGTGGGAGATGCACGCGACCCTCGGGTGA
- the yidC gene encoding membrane protein insertase YidC: MSIFDAPVHGAYLVVSALGGPLHTVGAIIAFTLAVRALLLPLSLAALRGERRRTAWLTRLREIQDQHKNSPKRLEREMAKAQAEGGSLFAGMLPTLAQAPFFFVLYRLFLSDTVAGQPNGLLQHELFGAPLGERVAWLLGAHPLVAIGLLLLLAATAHWSGRLAVRAGTTSVLARLLPYALVVFSLFLPLATAIYLLTTTAWTLALRAVYDAVAPKEVVVRG, encoded by the coding sequence ATGTCCATCTTCGACGCGCCGGTGCACGGCGCGTACCTCGTGGTGTCCGCACTCGGCGGACCCCTGCACACCGTCGGCGCGATCATCGCCTTCACCCTGGCCGTCCGCGCCCTGCTGCTGCCGCTCAGCCTCGCCGCGCTGCGCGGTGAGCGGCGGCGCACGGCCTGGCTGACGCGGCTGCGCGAGATCCAGGATCAGCACAAGAACAGCCCGAAACGGCTGGAACGCGAAATGGCCAAGGCACAGGCCGAGGGCGGCTCGCTGTTCGCCGGGATGCTGCCCACCCTGGCCCAGGCGCCGTTCTTCTTCGTGCTGTACCGGCTGTTCCTCTCCGACACCGTCGCCGGGCAACCCAACGGCCTGCTCCAGCACGAGCTCTTCGGCGCGCCACTGGGCGAGCGGGTGGCCTGGCTGCTCGGCGCGCACCCACTGGTCGCCATCGGACTGCTCCTGCTGCTGGCCGCCACCGCCCACTGGTCAGGACGACTCGCCGTGCGCGCCGGCACCACCAGCGTGCTGGCCCGCCTGCTGCCCTACGCGCTGGTGGTGTTCAGCCTGTTCCTGCCGCTGGCCACCGCGATCTACCTGCTCACCACCACCGCCTGGACCCTCGCCCTGCGTGCGGTCTACGACGCGGTGGCGCCCAAGGAGGTCGTCGTCCGCGGCTGA
- a CDS encoding YceI family protein: MTSTLSLSELTGDYAIDAAHSRVGFVARHAMVTKVRGAFNEFDGRIKIDGDNPANSSVAVTINAASIDTRNAQRDEHLRGSDFLELEKFPEIRFVSTSVAQDGEDFALTGDLTIKDVTRSVTIEFTFEGTAKDPFGNTRAGFEGTTTISRKDFGITWNAALETGGVLVSDKIVLEFEVSAVRAA; this comes from the coding sequence ATGACCAGCACCCTCTCCCTCAGCGAACTGACCGGCGACTACGCGATCGACGCCGCGCACAGCCGGGTCGGCTTCGTGGCCAGGCACGCGATGGTGACCAAGGTCCGCGGCGCCTTCAACGAGTTCGACGGCCGGATCAAGATCGACGGTGACAACCCGGCCAACTCCTCGGTCGCGGTCACCATCAACGCCGCCAGCATCGACACCCGCAACGCCCAGCGCGACGAGCACCTGCGCGGCAGCGACTTCCTGGAGCTGGAGAAGTTCCCGGAGATCCGGTTCGTCTCCACCTCGGTGGCCCAGGACGGCGAGGACTTCGCACTCACCGGCGACCTGACCATCAAGGACGTCACCCGCTCGGTGACCATCGAGTTCACCTTCGAGGGCACCGCCAAGGACCCGTTCGGCAACACCAGGGCCGGCTTCGAGGGCACCACCACCATCTCCCGCAAGGACTTCGGCATCACCTGGAACGCCGCACTGGAGACCGGTGGCGTGCTGGTCAGCGACAAGATCGTGCTGGAGTTCGAGGTCTCCGCGGTCCGCGCCGCCTGA
- a CDS encoding Lrp/AsnC family transcriptional regulator, giving the protein MAVLRLVMEQPRAGVREYARLLGVARATVQSRLDRMVKDGVIDGYAPRLAPAAMGFPVLAFVHVDVAQERFAEVPRSLAAIPELIEAHSIAGEGDILCRVVARDNRHLEAVIERMINTPGVVRTRTEVALNDRVAHRVLPLVGVLEQQVGRFTG; this is encoded by the coding sequence TTGGCGGTGCTCCGCCTGGTCATGGAGCAGCCTAGAGCGGGCGTGCGGGAGTACGCGCGCCTGCTCGGTGTGGCGCGGGCGACGGTGCAGTCCAGGCTGGACCGGATGGTCAAGGACGGGGTCATCGACGGCTACGCGCCCAGGCTGGCCCCGGCCGCGATGGGCTTCCCGGTGCTGGCGTTCGTGCACGTGGACGTGGCGCAGGAGCGGTTCGCCGAGGTGCCGCGCAGCCTGGCGGCGATCCCGGAGCTGATCGAGGCGCACTCCATCGCGGGGGAGGGCGACATCCTGTGCCGGGTGGTGGCCAGGGACAACCGGCACCTGGAGGCGGTGATCGAGCGGATGATCAACACGCCGGGGGTGGTCCGGACCCGGACCGAGGTCGCGCTCAACGACCGGGTGGCGCACCGGGTGTTGCCGCTGGTCGGGGTGCTGGAGCAGCAGGTGGGCCGGTTCACCGGGTGA
- a CDS encoding S8 family serine peptidase codes for MKRFPLRRTALALALGVGAAVIAPAFAVGAPAPTPSPAPVEIAGKKPAQPVPVAKQAGLRAYFVITEPSQVAAGKTAVTNNGGTVYASYDAIGVIVAHSTDTEFAAKVRAVQGIQKVGATRTSDVPAAAANPAIPPSPSQTTPTAAETNRVDMTQIGADKAWDVNPGSASVTVGVLDTGVDDQHYDLKPNFDAGKSASCAYGKLDTREGSWRPVGDHGTHVAGTIAAARNGKGMVGVAPGVKISSVRVAEAGTQLFFPENTVCAFVFAGDKGIQVTNNSYYTDPWLFACPTDSDQSAILEGVKRAVAYAEGKNVLNVAAAGNENYNLAKKTTDTTSPNDSTPVNRTITDACQSLPTELPGVVVVSSVNSSNVKSSFSNYGTDKVHLAAPGDNVYSTVLGGQYGSKSGTSMASPHVAGVAALLASVNPGASTTDLRAKLAAQANDIACPSGENRCTGTTAKNSFYGEGLVDAKESVETGTPSPVSVTSPGDQTGKVGQAASVQVKATDAGGKSLTYAASGLPAGLTINATSGLISGTPTTAGTSSVTVTVTNADGKTGTAKFSWTITTDGGGGTVTVTKPGDQWGFVNWAISPLQVNGSSTAGGSLTYTAAGLPPGLSISSAGRITGTPTKAGTYTVTVTGTDAGGAKGTTSFGWRVYGF; via the coding sequence GTGAAACGGTTTCCCCTGCGGCGCACGGCGTTGGCCCTCGCCCTTGGCGTCGGAGCGGCCGTCATCGCCCCGGCGTTCGCCGTCGGCGCGCCCGCCCCCACGCCGAGCCCGGCTCCGGTGGAGATCGCGGGCAAGAAGCCGGCCCAGCCGGTTCCGGTGGCCAAGCAGGCCGGGCTGCGCGCCTACTTCGTGATCACCGAGCCGAGCCAGGTCGCGGCGGGCAAGACCGCGGTCACGAACAACGGCGGCACCGTCTACGCCTCCTACGACGCCATCGGCGTCATCGTGGCGCACTCCACCGACACCGAGTTCGCGGCCAAGGTCCGTGCGGTGCAGGGCATCCAGAAGGTCGGCGCGACCCGCACCTCCGACGTGCCCGCGGCCGCGGCCAACCCGGCGATCCCGCCCTCGCCCAGTCAGACCACCCCGACCGCGGCCGAGACCAACCGCGTGGACATGACCCAGATCGGCGCGGACAAGGCCTGGGACGTCAACCCCGGCTCCGCCTCGGTCACCGTCGGCGTGCTGGACACCGGCGTCGACGACCAGCACTACGACCTCAAGCCGAACTTCGACGCGGGCAAGTCCGCCTCCTGCGCCTACGGCAAGCTGGACACCCGCGAGGGTTCCTGGCGCCCGGTCGGCGACCACGGCACGCACGTGGCCGGCACCATCGCCGCGGCCCGCAACGGCAAGGGCATGGTCGGCGTCGCGCCCGGGGTGAAGATCTCCTCCGTGCGCGTGGCCGAGGCCGGCACCCAACTGTTCTTCCCGGAGAACACCGTGTGCGCCTTCGTCTTCGCCGGTGACAAGGGCATCCAGGTCACCAACAACAGCTACTACACCGACCCGTGGCTGTTCGCCTGCCCCACCGACAGCGACCAGAGCGCGATCCTGGAAGGCGTCAAGCGGGCGGTCGCCTACGCCGAGGGCAAGAACGTGCTCAACGTGGCCGCGGCCGGCAACGAGAACTACAACCTGGCCAAGAAGACCACCGACACCACCAGCCCCAACGATTCCACCCCGGTGAACCGCACCATCACCGACGCCTGCCAGAGCCTGCCCACCGAGTTGCCCGGCGTGGTCGTGGTGTCCTCGGTGAACAGCAGCAACGTGAAGTCCTCGTTCTCCAACTACGGCACGGACAAGGTGCACCTGGCCGCGCCCGGCGACAACGTGTACTCCACCGTGCTCGGCGGCCAGTACGGCTCCAAGTCCGGCACCTCGATGGCCTCCCCGCACGTCGCGGGTGTGGCCGCGCTGCTGGCCAGCGTCAACCCCGGCGCCTCCACCACCGACCTGCGGGCCAAGCTGGCCGCCCAGGCCAACGACATCGCCTGCCCGTCCGGGGAGAACCGCTGCACCGGCACCACCGCGAAGAACTCCTTCTACGGTGAGGGCCTGGTCGACGCCAAGGAGTCCGTGGAGACCGGCACCCCCAGCCCGGTCTCGGTGACCAGCCCCGGCGACCAGACCGGCAAGGTCGGCCAGGCGGCCTCCGTGCAGGTCAAGGCCACCGACGCCGGTGGCAAGTCGCTGACCTACGCCGCGAGCGGCCTGCCCGCCGGGCTGACCATCAACGCCACCAGCGGCCTGATCTCCGGCACGCCGACCACCGCGGGCACCAGCAGCGTCACGGTGACGGTGACCAACGCCGACGGCAAGACCGGCACCGCCAAGTTCAGCTGGACCATCACCACCGACGGCGGTGGCGGCACGGTCACGGTGACCAAGCCTGGCGACCAGTGGGGCTTCGTCAACTGGGCGATCAGCCCGTTGCAGGTCAACGGTTCCAGCACCGCGGGCGGCTCGCTGACCTACACCGCCGCCGGGCTGCCGCCGGGCCTGAGCATCAGCTCCGCCGGCCGGATCACCGGCACGCCGACCAAGGCCGGCACCTACACGGTGACCGTCACCGGCACTGACGCGGGCGGGGCCAAGGGCACCACCAGCTTCGGCTGGCGGGTCTACGGCTTCTGA
- a CDS encoding allantoin permease has protein sequence MTGFPLAYYAARYNLDLDLITRGSGFGYYGSVLTSVIFASFTFIFFALEGSIMAQGLRYGLGLPLWLGYLVSTLVIIPLVVYGMRTLARLQTWTNPLWLVLIVLPLVYLVLADPSSVQRFLDHPGKGTGQLSAAAVMLGAGVCLSLMAQIGEQIDYLRFMPPRTAANRRSWWASVVLAGPGWVVFGALKQTIGVFLAVYIVDSVGLTRAVEPIEQFTSAFRQLMPGWLVVPLALLLVVLSQVKINVTNAYSGSLAWTNSVTRVTRRYPGRLVFVVVNLGIALALMEADMFSFLNGLLSFYSNCAIAWVVTVAADIMVNKHLLGLSPKVPEFRRGMLYAVNPVGVVSFLASSGISIAMYFGLLGAALQPYSPPAAVLIALVLTPLTAVLTRGRFYLRRTDDGIAEPVLDADGNPSGTRYDCVVCRQDFERPDVLASAAGGVICSLCLSTDRTGVHVLPAQPRTTTSLGATAS, from the coding sequence GTGACCGGTTTTCCGCTGGCCTACTACGCGGCGCGGTACAACCTGGACCTCGACCTGATCACCAGGGGTTCCGGGTTCGGCTACTACGGCTCGGTGCTGACCAGCGTGATCTTCGCCAGCTTCACGTTCATCTTCTTCGCCCTCGAAGGCTCGATCATGGCGCAGGGCCTGCGGTACGGGCTCGGGTTGCCGCTGTGGCTGGGATATCTGGTGTCCACGCTGGTGATCATTCCGCTGGTGGTCTACGGGATGCGCACGCTGGCGCGGTTGCAGACCTGGACGAACCCGCTGTGGCTGGTGCTGATCGTGCTGCCGCTGGTCTACCTGGTGCTGGCCGATCCCTCGTCGGTGCAACGGTTCCTGGACCACCCCGGCAAGGGCACCGGGCAGCTGAGCGCGGCGGCGGTGATGCTCGGCGCGGGGGTGTGCCTGTCGCTGATGGCGCAGATCGGCGAGCAGATCGACTACCTGCGGTTCATGCCGCCGCGGACCGCGGCCAACCGGCGGTCCTGGTGGGCCTCGGTGGTGCTGGCCGGGCCGGGCTGGGTGGTCTTCGGCGCGTTGAAGCAGACGATCGGCGTCTTCCTCGCTGTGTACATTGTGGACAGTGTGGGGCTGACCAGGGCGGTGGAGCCGATCGAGCAGTTCACCTCGGCCTTCCGGCAGCTGATGCCGGGCTGGCTGGTGGTGCCGCTGGCACTGCTGCTGGTGGTGCTGAGCCAGGTGAAGATCAACGTCACCAACGCCTACTCGGGTTCGCTGGCCTGGACCAACTCCGTCACCAGGGTGACCCGGCGCTACCCGGGGCGGCTGGTGTTCGTGGTGGTGAACCTGGGCATCGCGCTGGCGCTGATGGAGGCCGACATGTTCAGCTTCCTCAACGGGCTGCTCAGCTTCTACTCCAACTGCGCCATCGCCTGGGTGGTCACGGTGGCTGCCGACATCATGGTCAACAAGCACCTGCTCGGTCTCTCGCCCAAGGTGCCGGAGTTCCGGCGCGGCATGCTCTACGCGGTCAACCCCGTTGGCGTGGTGTCGTTCCTGGCCTCCTCCGGCATCTCCATCGCGATGTACTTCGGCCTGCTCGGCGCGGCGTTGCAGCCGTACTCGCCGCCCGCGGCGGTGCTGATCGCGCTGGTGCTCACCCCGCTGACCGCGGTGCTCACCCGCGGCCGCTTCTACCTGCGCCGCACCGACGACGGGATCGCGGAGCCGGTGCTGGACGCCGACGGCAACCCCAGCGGCACCCGCTACGACTGCGTGGTGTGCCGCCAGGACTTCGAGCGGCCGGACGTGCTCGCCAGCGCGGCCGGTGGCGTGATCTGCTCGCTGTGCCTGAGCACCGACCGCACCGGCGTGCACGTGCTGCCCGCTCAGCCGCGGACGACGACCTCCTTGGGCGCCACCGCGTCGTAG
- a CDS encoding alpha-ketoacid dehydrogenase subunit beta codes for MATTRMSMAKALNAGLRKAMEDDPKVVLMGEDIGKLGGVFRITDGLQKDFGEDRVMDTPLAESGIIGTAVGLAFRGYRPVCEIQFDGFIYPAFDQIVSQVAKLHYRSRGNVKMPLTIRVPFGGGIGAVEHHSESPEAYFAHTAGLRVVSCADADDAYGMLQQAIASDDPVLFFEPKRLYQHKGEVDLDRALTAREPLHQARIARSGTDLTVAAYGPVVGTALAAAEAAAEEGVSIEVVDLRTLSPLDFDTLEQSVLRTGRLVVTHEAAVFMGMGAEIAARITERCFYHLEAPVLRVGGFHLPYPASKLEEHHLPDLDRLLHATDRVLAY; via the coding sequence ATGGCGACCACCAGGATGTCCATGGCCAAGGCCCTCAACGCGGGGCTGCGCAAGGCGATGGAGGACGACCCCAAGGTCGTGCTGATGGGTGAGGACATCGGCAAGCTCGGCGGGGTCTTCCGGATCACCGACGGCCTGCAGAAGGACTTCGGCGAGGACCGGGTGATGGACACCCCGCTGGCCGAGTCCGGCATCATCGGCACCGCGGTCGGCCTGGCCTTCCGCGGCTACCGGCCGGTCTGCGAGATCCAGTTCGACGGGTTCATCTACCCCGCCTTCGACCAGATCGTCTCCCAGGTGGCCAAGCTGCACTACCGGTCACGGGGCAACGTGAAGATGCCGCTGACCATCCGGGTGCCCTTCGGCGGCGGGATCGGCGCGGTCGAGCACCACTCGGAGTCCCCGGAGGCCTACTTCGCGCACACCGCGGGCCTGCGCGTGGTCTCCTGCGCCGACGCCGACGACGCCTACGGCATGCTCCAGCAGGCCATCGCCAGCGACGACCCGGTGCTGTTCTTCGAGCCCAAGCGGCTCTACCAGCACAAGGGCGAGGTCGACCTGGACCGCGCGCTGACCGCGCGGGAACCGCTGCACCAGGCCCGGATCGCGCGCAGCGGCACCGACCTGACGGTGGCCGCCTACGGCCCGGTGGTCGGCACCGCGCTGGCCGCGGCCGAAGCGGCGGCGGAGGAGGGCGTGTCGATCGAGGTGGTGGACCTGCGCACGCTGTCCCCGCTGGACTTCGACACCCTGGAGCAGTCCGTGCTGCGCACCGGCCGCCTGGTGGTCACGCACGAGGCCGCGGTGTTCATGGGCATGGGCGCGGAGATCGCGGCGCGGATCACCGAGCGCTGCTTCTACCACCTGGAGGCCCCGGTGCTGCGGGTCGGCGGGTTCCACCTGCCCTACCCGGCCAGCAAGCTCGAGGAGCACCACCTGCCCGACCTCGACCGCCTGCTGCACGCCACCGACCGCGTGCTCGCGTACTGA
- a CDS encoding DUF6412 domain-containing protein, whose protein sequence is MQGVWLALVGTPDTLLLTTIAVVALLAALLTSQLLAQVRRTLLPQGQPWTPDLLGRLAHNRYLRLGDPDAPGRPRPRAPGVTRAFA, encoded by the coding sequence GTGCAGGGGGTATGGCTGGCGCTGGTCGGGACGCCCGACACACTGCTGCTGACCACGATCGCGGTCGTGGCGCTGCTGGCCGCCCTGCTCACCAGCCAGCTCCTCGCCCAGGTCCGGCGCACCCTGCTGCCCCAGGGCCAGCCCTGGACCCCGGACCTGCTCGGCCGCCTCGCGCACAACCGCTACCTGCGACTCGGTGACCCGGACGCACCGGGCCGTCCCCGTCCACGAGCCCCCGGCGTGACCCGCGCCTTCGCCTGA
- the pdhA gene encoding pyruvate dehydrogenase (acetyl-transferring) E1 component subunit alpha — protein sequence MTVTTDQMVQLLTPTGERRPHPVYEGLIADLDGAALRGLYEDLVVVRRIDAEGTALQRQGQLGLWAPMLGQEAAQIGSGRALAADDFVFPSYREHGVAYCRGVDPADVFGMWRGTSLSCWDPYDINMAIPAIIIGAQGLHATGYALGLKRDGAEAAAIAYFGDGATSQGDIAEALGFAATYQAPAVFFCQNNHWAISEPVGLQAQVPIYQRAAGYGMPGIQVDGNDVLAVLAVTRWALQRAREGSGPALIEAVTYRMGPHTTADDPTRYRPTGELEEWRERDPLSRMLALLQREGLADEDYLDSVRAKADAVAAELRAGCLALPDPAPLTMFDNVYAEAHPLVAEERAQYAAYLDGFEGSN from the coding sequence GTGACCGTCACCACGGACCAGATGGTCCAGTTGCTCACCCCGACAGGTGAGCGACGGCCGCACCCCGTGTACGAGGGGTTGATCGCCGATCTGGACGGCGCCGCCCTGCGCGGGCTGTACGAGGACCTGGTGGTCGTGCGGCGGATCGACGCCGAGGGCACCGCGCTGCAGCGCCAGGGCCAGCTCGGCCTGTGGGCGCCGATGCTCGGCCAGGAGGCCGCGCAGATCGGCTCCGGCCGCGCGCTGGCCGCCGACGACTTCGTCTTCCCCAGCTACCGCGAGCACGGCGTGGCCTACTGCCGCGGCGTGGACCCGGCCGACGTGTTCGGCATGTGGCGCGGCACCAGCCTGAGCTGCTGGGACCCCTACGACATCAACATGGCCATCCCGGCGATCATCATCGGCGCCCAGGGCCTGCACGCCACCGGCTACGCGCTGGGCCTCAAGCGGGACGGCGCCGAGGCGGCCGCGATCGCCTACTTCGGCGACGGCGCGACCAGCCAGGGCGACATCGCCGAGGCGCTCGGCTTCGCCGCCACCTACCAGGCGCCCGCGGTGTTCTTCTGCCAGAACAACCACTGGGCCATCTCCGAGCCGGTCGGCCTGCAGGCGCAGGTGCCGATCTACCAGCGCGCGGCCGGCTACGGCATGCCGGGCATCCAGGTCGACGGCAACGACGTGCTGGCCGTGCTCGCGGTGACCAGGTGGGCGCTCCAGCGGGCCCGCGAGGGCAGCGGCCCGGCGCTGATCGAGGCGGTCACCTACCGGATGGGCCCGCACACCACCGCCGACGACCCCACCCGCTACCGCCCCACCGGCGAGCTGGAGGAGTGGCGCGAGCGCGACCCGCTCAGCCGGATGCTGGCCCTGCTCCAGCGCGAGGGCCTGGCCGATGAGGACTACCTGGACAGCGTGCGGGCCAAGGCCGACGCGGTGGCCGCCGAGCTGCGCGCGGGCTGCCTGGCCCTGCCCGACCCGGCGCCGCTGACCATGTTCGACAACGTCTACGCCGAAGCGCACCCCCTCGTCGCGGAGGAACGCGCCCAGTACGCGGCCTACCTCGACGGGTTCGAAGGGAGCAACTGA